In Populus nigra chromosome 1, ddPopNigr1.1, whole genome shotgun sequence, one genomic interval encodes:
- the LOC133702081 gene encoding growth-regulating factor 8-like isoform X2, whose amino-acid sequence MRSSWSRTRSGVFVDDTGLGLRMQDNLESCSGSSKRSVTAMSCDHEPAAHELSSSSCRGGGGGSGPLFYSTSNHVTCLGDINDVVASLSASGTGTPDAIAESKSLQYPYFTSDSSLFTFNSSGEMTPSVNERVLFTAAQWQELERQTTIYKYMMASVPVPPELLIPTTKNQSNVLPPQSNSSLELGIPSLNSSDPEPWRCKRTDGKKWRCSRDVAPDQKYCERHSHKSRPRSRKPVELQTHDSPRTLTNNNSNTNNNNYSTNPHLFNQKPYFPSHLFMFSSAMAPSASSYDQPRSLEWLLKGESLPVASNYSQEWQHLKRDSIKGNGKVDNFYGEEQPLCSNTYRGGHSLQAQRLNDHCSVLSSPKATTLERALSPSLTQEQETRHFIDAWSTNSWRDDIGGIGKKSYVSSSEKLVLPHSALTLSMSSGTGSETNNEGNGSAQLSSFGIMGSSDRDHQNASGLRPQWMMSHGGSWMVSPPGGPLAEALCLGISSNAKTASNLPSPCSSSCGPNVNKNQPL is encoded by the exons ATGAGAAGTAGTTGGAGTAGGACTCGTAGTGGGGTTTTTGTGGATGATACTGGATTGGGTTTAAGGATGCAAGATAACCTGGAATCTTGTAGTGGTAGTAGTAAGAGATCAGTGACGGCGATGTCTTGTGATCATGAACCAGCAGCTCATGagttatcatcttcttcttgtagaggtggtggtggaggtagTGGGCCACTGTTTTATAGCACAAGCAACCATGTTACTTGTCTTGGTGATATAAACGACGTTGTAGCTTCCCTTTCTGCTTCTGGGACTGGTACTCCTGATGCAATAGCAGAGTCAAAATCGTTGCAGTACCCCTACTTTACCTCTGATTCTTCTCTTTTTACCTTCAATTCCTCAG GAGAAATGACACCATCTGTGAATGAGAGAGTGCTTTTTACAGCTGCTCAGTGGCAAGAACTTGAAAGACAAACCACGATTTACAAGTACATGATGGCTTCTGTTCCTGTCCCTCCTGAACTCCTTATACCCACCaccaaaaatcaatcaaatgtccTTCCTCCACAGTCTAACA GTTCACTAGAACTGGGAATTCCTAGCCTGAACTCATCAGATCCAGAACCATGGAGATGCAAAAGAACTGATGGGAAAAAATGGAGGTGTTCAAGAGATGTGGCACCTGACCAGAAATACTGTGAGAGGCACTCTCATAAGAGCCGTCCCCGTTCAAGAAAGCCTGTGGAATTACAGACTCATGACTCCCCGAGGACATTGACCAACAACAACTCTAAcaccaacaataacaattacTCCACTAATCCACACCTGTTTAATCAAAAACCTTACTTTCCAAGccatttatttatgttttctagTGCCATGGCCCCTTCTGCCAGCTCATATGATCAGCCCAG GAGCTTGGAATGGCTCTTGAAAGGCGAGAGTTTACCCGTTGCCAGTAATTACAGCCAAGAATGGCAGCATTTGAAGAGAGACAGCATCAAGGGTAATGGCAAAGTGGACAACTTTTATGGAGAAGAGCAGCCGCTTTGCTCAAATACATATAGGGGTGGCCATTCATTACAAGCTCAGAGGCTAAATGATCATTGCAGCGTGTTATCAAGTCCCAAAGCAACTACTTTGGAAAGGGCTTTAAGTCCTAGCCTGACCCAAGAACAAGAGACAAGGCACTTCATTGATGCTTGGTCAACTAATTCATGGAGAGACGACATTGGTGGGATTGGTAAAAAAAGTTACGTTTCTTCAAGTGAGAAGTTAGTATTGCCACATTCAGCTCTTACATTGTCAATGTCATCTGGCACTGGAAGTGAAACTAATAATGAAGGAAATGGGAGTGCTCAACTGAGTAGTTTTGGGATCATGGGATCATCAGATAGAGATCATCAGAATGCGAGTGGCTTGAGACCTCAGTGGATGATGAGTCATGGTGGTTCATGGATGGTATCACCACCTGGTGGACCATTAGCTGAAGCCTTATGTCTTGGCATTTCCAGCAATGCAAAAACTGCTTCCAATTTACCATCCCCTTGCAGCAGTAGCTGTGGCCCCAATGTCAACAAAAACCAACCGCTGTAG
- the LOC133699858 gene encoding uncharacterized protein LOC133699858 isoform X1: MEKEVKSSSKTCLNSIKGGASALGQSKRTGKFKRSKVASVFHLNVENASNWLQRNQSRSTAAANDSEDLSDIDDAEIAGYLLHNEKEMEFKRTLWEMMNKKYLKGKQLKGARKVKKRTPSKKAIKIAGQTENKTRSSSKINYDVLKKLLDDEPEEVPGKVEDSKDSNANYADSQQVDENSIPEGHSSGASEENDEHEHDYGETDAGNNDYYNDMYFENEEDDYHYAEDYD, encoded by the exons ATGGAGAAAGAAGTAAAATCTTCTTCCAAGACGTGTCTAAATTCCATCAAAGGTGGAGCCTCAGCATTGGGACAGTCCAAGAGAACTGGGAAGTTTAAAAGAAGTAAAG TAGCTTCTGTTTTCCACCTAAATGTGGAGAATGCCTCTAATTGGTTACAGAGAAATCAATCGAGGAGTACTGCAGCTGCTAATGACTCAGAAGATCTTAGTGACATCGATGATGCTGAG ATTGCTGGATACCTTCTTCACAATGAGAAAGAGATGGAATTCAAAAGAACCCTTTGGGAAATGATGAACAAGAAATATTTGAAG GGGAAACAACTGAAAGGAGCTAGAAAGGTAAAGAAAAGAACACCTTCTAAGAAAGCCATTAAAATTGCTGGCCAGACAGAGAATAAGACG AGATCGAGTTCGAAAATCAACTATGATGTCTTGAAGAAGCTATTGGATGATGAGCCT GAGGAGGTTCCTGGAAAGGTAGAAGACAGCAAAGACTCTAATGCCAATTATGCTGACTCACAGCAGGTGGACGAGAACTCCATCCCTGAAGGACACAGTTCTGGTGCTAGTGAAGAAAATGACGAGCACGAACATGATTATGGAGAGACTGATGCCGGCAACAATGACTACTACAATGATatgtattttgaaaatgaagaggatGATTATCACTACGCTGAGGATTATGACTGA
- the LOC133699858 gene encoding uncharacterized protein LOC133699858 isoform X2 — protein MEKEVKSSSKTCLNSIKGGASALGQSKRTGKFKRSKASVFHLNVENASNWLQRNQSRSTAAANDSEDLSDIDDAEIAGYLLHNEKEMEFKRTLWEMMNKKYLKGKQLKGARKVKKRTPSKKAIKIAGQTENKTRSSSKINYDVLKKLLDDEPEEVPGKVEDSKDSNANYADSQQVDENSIPEGHSSGASEENDEHEHDYGETDAGNNDYYNDMYFENEEDDYHYAEDYD, from the exons ATGGAGAAAGAAGTAAAATCTTCTTCCAAGACGTGTCTAAATTCCATCAAAGGTGGAGCCTCAGCATTGGGACAGTCCAAGAGAACTGGGAAGTTTAAAAGAAGTAAAG CTTCTGTTTTCCACCTAAATGTGGAGAATGCCTCTAATTGGTTACAGAGAAATCAATCGAGGAGTACTGCAGCTGCTAATGACTCAGAAGATCTTAGTGACATCGATGATGCTGAG ATTGCTGGATACCTTCTTCACAATGAGAAAGAGATGGAATTCAAAAGAACCCTTTGGGAAATGATGAACAAGAAATATTTGAAG GGGAAACAACTGAAAGGAGCTAGAAAGGTAAAGAAAAGAACACCTTCTAAGAAAGCCATTAAAATTGCTGGCCAGACAGAGAATAAGACG AGATCGAGTTCGAAAATCAACTATGATGTCTTGAAGAAGCTATTGGATGATGAGCCT GAGGAGGTTCCTGGAAAGGTAGAAGACAGCAAAGACTCTAATGCCAATTATGCTGACTCACAGCAGGTGGACGAGAACTCCATCCCTGAAGGACACAGTTCTGGTGCTAGTGAAGAAAATGACGAGCACGAACATGATTATGGAGAGACTGATGCCGGCAACAATGACTACTACAATGATatgtattttgaaaatgaagaggatGATTATCACTACGCTGAGGATTATGACTGA
- the LOC133702081 gene encoding growth-regulating factor 8-like isoform X1, whose protein sequence is MRSSWSRTRSGVFVDDTGLGLRMQDNLESCSGSSKRSVTAMSCDHEPAAHELSSSSCRGGGGGSGPLFYSTSNHVTCLGDINDVVASLSASGTGTPDAIAESKSLQYPYFTSDSSLFTFNSSGEMTPSVNERVLFTAAQWQELERQTTIYKYMMASVPVPPELLIPTTKNQSNVLPPQSNMLTGSLELGIPSLNSSDPEPWRCKRTDGKKWRCSRDVAPDQKYCERHSHKSRPRSRKPVELQTHDSPRTLTNNNSNTNNNNYSTNPHLFNQKPYFPSHLFMFSSAMAPSASSYDQPRSLEWLLKGESLPVASNYSQEWQHLKRDSIKGNGKVDNFYGEEQPLCSNTYRGGHSLQAQRLNDHCSVLSSPKATTLERALSPSLTQEQETRHFIDAWSTNSWRDDIGGIGKKSYVSSSEKLVLPHSALTLSMSSGTGSETNNEGNGSAQLSSFGIMGSSDRDHQNASGLRPQWMMSHGGSWMVSPPGGPLAEALCLGISSNAKTASNLPSPCSSSCGPNVNKNQPL, encoded by the exons ATGAGAAGTAGTTGGAGTAGGACTCGTAGTGGGGTTTTTGTGGATGATACTGGATTGGGTTTAAGGATGCAAGATAACCTGGAATCTTGTAGTGGTAGTAGTAAGAGATCAGTGACGGCGATGTCTTGTGATCATGAACCAGCAGCTCATGagttatcatcttcttcttgtagaggtggtggtggaggtagTGGGCCACTGTTTTATAGCACAAGCAACCATGTTACTTGTCTTGGTGATATAAACGACGTTGTAGCTTCCCTTTCTGCTTCTGGGACTGGTACTCCTGATGCAATAGCAGAGTCAAAATCGTTGCAGTACCCCTACTTTACCTCTGATTCTTCTCTTTTTACCTTCAATTCCTCAG GAGAAATGACACCATCTGTGAATGAGAGAGTGCTTTTTACAGCTGCTCAGTGGCAAGAACTTGAAAGACAAACCACGATTTACAAGTACATGATGGCTTCTGTTCCTGTCCCTCCTGAACTCCTTATACCCACCaccaaaaatcaatcaaatgtccTTCCTCCACAGTCTAACA TGTTAACAGGTTCACTAGAACTGGGAATTCCTAGCCTGAACTCATCAGATCCAGAACCATGGAGATGCAAAAGAACTGATGGGAAAAAATGGAGGTGTTCAAGAGATGTGGCACCTGACCAGAAATACTGTGAGAGGCACTCTCATAAGAGCCGTCCCCGTTCAAGAAAGCCTGTGGAATTACAGACTCATGACTCCCCGAGGACATTGACCAACAACAACTCTAAcaccaacaataacaattacTCCACTAATCCACACCTGTTTAATCAAAAACCTTACTTTCCAAGccatttatttatgttttctagTGCCATGGCCCCTTCTGCCAGCTCATATGATCAGCCCAG GAGCTTGGAATGGCTCTTGAAAGGCGAGAGTTTACCCGTTGCCAGTAATTACAGCCAAGAATGGCAGCATTTGAAGAGAGACAGCATCAAGGGTAATGGCAAAGTGGACAACTTTTATGGAGAAGAGCAGCCGCTTTGCTCAAATACATATAGGGGTGGCCATTCATTACAAGCTCAGAGGCTAAATGATCATTGCAGCGTGTTATCAAGTCCCAAAGCAACTACTTTGGAAAGGGCTTTAAGTCCTAGCCTGACCCAAGAACAAGAGACAAGGCACTTCATTGATGCTTGGTCAACTAATTCATGGAGAGACGACATTGGTGGGATTGGTAAAAAAAGTTACGTTTCTTCAAGTGAGAAGTTAGTATTGCCACATTCAGCTCTTACATTGTCAATGTCATCTGGCACTGGAAGTGAAACTAATAATGAAGGAAATGGGAGTGCTCAACTGAGTAGTTTTGGGATCATGGGATCATCAGATAGAGATCATCAGAATGCGAGTGGCTTGAGACCTCAGTGGATGATGAGTCATGGTGGTTCATGGATGGTATCACCACCTGGTGGACCATTAGCTGAAGCCTTATGTCTTGGCATTTCCAGCAATGCAAAAACTGCTTCCAATTTACCATCCCCTTGCAGCAGTAGCTGTGGCCCCAATGTCAACAAAAACCAACCGCTGTAG